TCGGGAACCGAAACGGATCGAACCGCACTCGAGTACGGTCTCGAGAAGACGTTCGAGTGCGACCGCTGTGGATACGTCTGGAACGTCGTATTCTGACGCGCAGCGACCCGTGGCGTATCGAACGTCGACCTCGAGACGCTCGAACCGACCAGCAGCGGCTTTTGGTTCAGGATCGTCGAGAGAGTAACCGTCGTCTACAGATATCTCAGGACGGTGCACTGTCCGGTTGTGACGGCCGTCGCGGATCAATACGCCTTTTGACTTGCCGCTCCGTGATCCGACGAGCACCTATCCATGACGGGGGACGACGCGGCCGGCGATGGGGCCGCCAGGGACGATATCGAGTACGGGATCGACGACCGGCCGCCGCTGGGCGAATCGTTCGTCCTCGGCGTGCAACACTACCTGACGATGGTCGGGGCGAACATCGCCGTCCCGCTGATTCTGGCGGCGGCGATGGGGATGCCGGACGACGTCACCGCGCAGTTTATCGGCACCTTCTTCGTCGTTTCGGGGATCGCGACGCTGGCCCAGACGACGTTCGGGAACCGCTACCCGATCGTGCAGGGCGCGCCGTTCTCGATGCTCGCGCCGGCGCTGGCGATCATCACCGTCGTGACCGTGGGCGGCGTCGGCGGCGGGGACTGGCAGACCGCCTTAGTCCAGTTGCAGGGCGCGATCATCGTCGCCGCGACGGTCGAAGTACTGATGGGGTATCTCGGCCTCGTCGGCAAACTCCGGCGGTTCCTCTCGCCGGTCGTCATCGCCCCGACGATCATGCTCATCGGTCTCTCGCTGTTTAGCGCGCCACAGATCACCGCACAGGAACAGAGTTGGTGGCTTCTGGCACTGACGCTCGGGCTGATCCTGCTGTTCTCGCAGTACCTCGACGTCAAACACCGGGCGTTCAAACTGTATCCGGTTATCCTGGCGCTCGTGATCGCCTGGGCCGTCGCCGCGGCGCTGTCGGCGACCGGCGTGATCGTCGACGGGCACCCGGCCTACGTCCCGCTCGGTGACGTCACCGACACGCAGCGGTTCCTGCCGATCTACCCGTTCCAGTGGGGCGCACCGCAGTTTACGACCGCGTTCATCGTCGGGATGTTCGCCGGCGTCCTCGCCTCGATCGTCGAGAGCATCGGCGACTACTACGCGGTCGCGAACCTGACCGGGTCCGGCGCGCCGAGCGAACGGCGGATCAACCACGGCATCGGCATGGAGGGGCTAATGAACGTCTTCGCGGGCATCATGGGCACCGCCGGCTCGACCTCCTACTCCGAGAACATCGGCGCGATCGGGCTCACCGGCGTCGCCTCCCGCTACGTCGTCCAGTTGGGCGCGCTCGTCATGCTGTTCGTCGGGTTCATCGGCTACTTCGGGCAACTGATCGCGACGATTCCCGACCCCATCGTCGGCGGCCTCTTCATCGCCATGTTCGGCCAGATCGTCGCCGTCGGCGTCTCCAACCTGCGCCACGTCGACCTCGAGTCCTCGCGGAACACGTTCATCGTCGGCTTCGCCCTGTTCGTCGGGCTGGCGATCCCCGCCTACATGGGCAACTTCGAGAGCACGATCGCGTTCCGCGAGGCCATCGGCCTCGAGGCCACGCTCGCCTCGCTGCCGATCTGGGCCGAGGCGGTCGTTCAGGTGGCCGTCGACACCGTCTACATCATCGGCTCGACCGGGATGGCCGTCGGCGGGCTCGCCGCACTGATTCTCGACAACACGATCGCCGGCTCGCGCGAGGAACGCGGCCTCGCACACTGGGACCGGATCACCGAAGACGAATCCGAGTTCGACTCCTTCTGGGACCGCTGGCTCGGCACCGGCAGTGCCTCGAGCGTCGACTCCGGGCGAAGCGACTGAGCGGCCCGTTCCCCGAAGCGGCCGATAGTATATACGTCCGCGACGCGGACATCGGACCGATGGCGGAACTTACGCTCGAGGACGGACGGCTCTGGTACGAAACGCACGACCCGAGCCGGACCCGCGGACAACCCCTCGTCTTCGTGCACGGCGGCTGGCTGAACGGCACCGCTTGGAACCCGCAGGTCGAGCACTTCGCAGACGACTACCGCATCGTGACGCTGGACGTCCGCGGCCACGGCCAAACGGGCGCGACCGACGCCGACCGGTATTCGATCGAGTTGTTCACGGACGATCTCGAGGCGCTGCTGTCCCACCTCGAGATCGAGCGTCCAGTCCTCTGTGGCCTTTCGCTCGGTTCGATGGTCGTCCAGGAGTATCTCCACCGTCACGCAGGCGCGGGGACGGTCCCGGATTCGAGTTCCGGCGCCGACGCTACGTCGAACGGCACCGCTCCGGCGGGTGCGATCCTCGGCGGGGCGGTTCGCTCGATGCCGCCCGTCGACCTCCCGTCGGGAGTTAAACCGTTCGTCTCGCCCGGACCAGCGCTCGGGACCGCGCTATCGCTGACGGGGCCGAAGACGACGTTCCGATCGCTGCTCCAGTCG
This portion of the Halopiger aswanensis genome encodes:
- a CDS encoding alpha/beta fold hydrolase, giving the protein MAELTLEDGRLWYETHDPSRTRGQPLVFVHGGWLNGTAWNPQVEHFADDYRIVTLDVRGHGQTGATDADRYSIELFTDDLEALLSHLEIERPVLCGLSLGSMVVQEYLHRHAGAGTVPDSSSGADATSNGTAPAGAILGGAVRSMPPVDLPSGVKPFVSPGPALGTALSLTGPKTTFRSLLQSIRATTGQQWLSVDPEVRAAAMDAVGEVSRAEFRKVFDALVRYDPPELTGVDVPTLVVHGEQEAPQVKRQGAQIASAVADGRQVTLEKAGHLVNQDRPTAFNAVSEDFLHGLADGLAAR
- a CDS encoding uracil-xanthine permease family protein → MTGDDAAGDGAARDDIEYGIDDRPPLGESFVLGVQHYLTMVGANIAVPLILAAAMGMPDDVTAQFIGTFFVVSGIATLAQTTFGNRYPIVQGAPFSMLAPALAIITVVTVGGVGGGDWQTALVQLQGAIIVAATVEVLMGYLGLVGKLRRFLSPVVIAPTIMLIGLSLFSAPQITAQEQSWWLLALTLGLILLFSQYLDVKHRAFKLYPVILALVIAWAVAAALSATGVIVDGHPAYVPLGDVTDTQRFLPIYPFQWGAPQFTTAFIVGMFAGVLASIVESIGDYYAVANLTGSGAPSERRINHGIGMEGLMNVFAGIMGTAGSTSYSENIGAIGLTGVASRYVVQLGALVMLFVGFIGYFGQLIATIPDPIVGGLFIAMFGQIVAVGVSNLRHVDLESSRNTFIVGFALFVGLAIPAYMGNFESTIAFREAIGLEATLASLPIWAEAVVQVAVDTVYIIGSTGMAVGGLAALILDNTIAGSREERGLAHWDRITEDESEFDSFWDRWLGTGSASSVDSGRSD